The Bacillota bacterium genome contains a region encoding:
- a CDS encoding arginine deiminase family protein, whose translation MEVTGEKWFPSHDTFIEDMGDLWGDWGVTSEVEPLRAVLLHRPGAEIEGIGDPIAYRWREAMDPHLARKQHDEMAALYRSHGVDVYYAGETRRDRPNALFVRDLMFMTREGAIIGRPAMAARRGEERYVARALAEHGVPILKTVNADGIFEGACCMWIDPETVLLGTGSRCNSSGARQVEYELRNMGVEHVIPFQIPYGQAHIDGVMNMVDRNTAMIFPWQTPYDVIAALRDRGFRILEASDIDEVKNTFALNFVALKPSTLLMPSGNPKTRTILQDAGVEVIELDVSELLKGLGGIHCMTGFLRRG comes from the coding sequence ATGGAAGTAACCGGCGAGAAATGGTTTCCGTCTCATGATACGTTTATTGAGGATATGGGGGATTTGTGGGGTGACTGGGGCGTCACGTCGGAGGTTGAGCCCCTCCGGGCAGTACTCCTTCACCGGCCGGGGGCTGAGATCGAGGGCATAGGCGACCCCATCGCGTACAGGTGGCGAGAGGCCATGGACCCCCATCTGGCGCGGAAGCAGCACGATGAGATGGCCGCTCTCTACAGAAGCCACGGCGTTGACGTCTACTACGCCGGGGAAACGCGCAGGGACCGGCCGAACGCCTTGTTCGTCAGAGACCTAATGTTCATGACACGAGAGGGTGCTATCATCGGCAGGCCGGCCATGGCAGCAAGACGCGGGGAGGAAAGGTATGTGGCGCGCGCGCTCGCGGAACACGGTGTGCCAATACTGAAGACTGTAAATGCCGACGGTATTTTCGAGGGCGCATGCTGCATGTGGATCGACCCGGAAACGGTACTGCTAGGAACAGGCTCCCGGTGTAATTCGTCTGGTGCCAGGCAGGTGGAATATGAGCTGAGAAACATGGGCGTTGAGCACGTAATCCCTTTTCAGATACCGTACGGGCAGGCTCATATAGACGGCGTGATGAACATGGTGGACAGGAATACCGCAATGATCTTCCCGTGGCAGACACCTTACGACGTTATTGCCGCCTTGAGAGACAGGGGGTTCCGGATACTGGAGGCATCGGATATTGACGAGGTTAAGAATACCTTTGCCTTGAACTTCGTGGCACTAAAACCAAGCACGCTCTTAATGCCCTCGGGCAATCCCAAGACCAGAACCATCCTGCAGGATGCAGGAGTGGAAGTGATCGAGCTTGATGTTTCGGAATTGCTCAAGGGGTTGGGAGGCATCCATTGTATGACCGGTTTTTTGCGCCGGGGCTGA
- a CDS encoding saccharopine dehydrogenase NADP-binding domain-containing protein — protein sequence MDLIVLGGAGLIGSEVVRDLAATSTFSRVVVADADMSRAESLVSSLEDSRFRAFPLEVEDERALLRLIGEFPLVCNCLPFKYDTYVTEMALKAGVNGIDIGATAEQLKMHERFEEAGLTFVVCCGISPGVTNMIARYALDRCDELRDVHIAFASYRALATAPGLVHTTTWEVDPQETGRMYLKDGQYHRVPPFSGPKTVHFPHPIGPQETYYVPHSEVFTIPRSFPSVRSVSVRGTWTPKVRSYLRFLHEFGFFTAGKVRVGDAMIEPMEFMERFVFSSKVLAEEEIWGFGLVVEIQAMQGGQPLTLSFYTTHPPEDAWGIPGAYSKNTGLPMSVGTQMLAAGVSTRGVVSPDMCFEASFFFNELKKRGLVLNERSGHLDLEP from the coding sequence ATGGATCTTATTGTCCTGGGTGGGGCGGGCTTGATCGGGTCCGAGGTGGTCAGGGATCTGGCAGCTACAAGTACGTTTTCCCGTGTGGTGGTAGCCGATGCTGACATGTCAAGAGCCGAAAGCCTGGTATCCTCCCTTGAAGACAGCAGGTTCAGGGCTTTTCCCCTGGAGGTGGAGGACGAGAGGGCCCTTCTCCGGCTAATCGGGGAATTCCCACTGGTGTGCAACTGCCTCCCCTTCAAGTACGATACCTACGTCACGGAAATGGCCTTGAAAGCCGGCGTGAACGGGATTGACATCGGGGCCACAGCCGAGCAGCTAAAAATGCATGAACGGTTCGAGGAAGCTGGCCTTACCTTCGTGGTGTGCTGCGGGATCTCACCCGGCGTCACCAACATGATAGCCCGGTATGCCCTGGATCGCTGTGATGAGTTGCGTGACGTGCACATCGCCTTTGCCTCCTACAGGGCCCTCGCGACTGCTCCGGGGCTCGTCCATACCACCACGTGGGAGGTGGATCCCCAGGAGACAGGGAGAATGTACCTGAAGGACGGGCAGTACCACAGGGTCCCCCCATTTTCGGGGCCTAAGACTGTGCACTTTCCGCACCCGATAGGGCCTCAGGAGACCTACTACGTGCCCCATTCAGAAGTCTTCACGATACCACGCTCTTTCCCGTCGGTCAGGAGTGTGAGCGTGAGGGGAACCTGGACACCGAAAGTACGTTCTTACCTTCGGTTTCTTCACGAGTTCGGGTTCTTCACCGCCGGAAAGGTCAGGGTCGGGGATGCAATGATCGAGCCCATGGAGTTCATGGAGCGATTCGTGTTTTCCAGCAAAGTCCTGGCTGAGGAGGAGATATGGGGATTCGGGCTCGTTGTGGAAATCCAGGCCATGCAGGGCGGGCAGCCCCTCACTCTCTCGTTTTACACAACGCACCCGCCCGAGGATGCCTGGGGAATACCTGGAGCGTATTCGAAGAACACTGGACTCCCCATGTCTGTGGGCACCCAGATGCTGGCAGCCGGTGTAAGCACCCGGGGTGTCGTATCGCCGGATATGTGTTTTGAAGCCTCGTTCTTCTTTAACGAATTGAAGAAGCGGGGCTTGGTGCTCAATGAGCGCTCAGGCCATCTTGACCTTGAACCCTAG
- a CDS encoding saccharopine dehydrogenase C-terminal domain-containing protein yields MKKRVLLLGLGMQGKAALHDLAKCDAVSEIVVADRLQALEDGMLQVHSPKITGIVADARDGAHISRLMAGADAVLDLLPSEFAYPLAELAVKTGVHLVNASYLTDPGEEDASRLEAARERLHQLDLDAGEKGVCVLPEFGMDPGIDLILCHQAARDLDEVHELDSYGAGFPEIDAAGNPLKYKFTWSVKGVFKSYFRPARFLRDGRVIRIPAVEMFSPHNTHMLYLEELGHPLECFPNGNSARYVHALGIEKTVRTMGRYICRWPGHGQFWDTMARCGFLGDTPLKVGESEVSPADFLASLLGSQEQFWYAERERDVALIRADARGVKNGQRVRTVYQVIDRRDLATGFTAMARTTAFTASIGVQMILSGMFKPGIVSHKDVPFNLFEESLSARGIKLTHTGGHWPITGDVKR; encoded by the coding sequence GTGAAGAAGAGAGTCTTGCTTCTCGGTTTGGGAATGCAGGGCAAGGCTGCGCTTCATGACCTGGCCAAGTGCGACGCGGTTTCGGAAATAGTCGTGGCTGACAGGCTCCAGGCCCTGGAGGATGGCATGTTGCAGGTTCACTCTCCGAAAATCACAGGGATCGTTGCCGACGCCCGTGACGGCGCGCATATATCCAGGTTAATGGCGGGCGCGGATGCCGTCCTGGATTTGCTTCCCTCGGAGTTCGCTTACCCATTGGCTGAGCTTGCGGTTAAAACAGGAGTCCATCTCGTTAACGCCTCCTACCTAACGGACCCAGGCGAAGAGGATGCCTCCAGGCTAGAAGCCGCCAGGGAGCGCCTTCACCAGCTGGACCTTGATGCAGGGGAAAAAGGGGTATGCGTTCTCCCCGAATTTGGCATGGATCCCGGGATAGACCTCATACTGTGCCACCAAGCGGCCAGGGACCTCGATGAGGTTCACGAACTCGATTCCTACGGAGCGGGTTTCCCTGAGATCGACGCGGCGGGGAATCCTTTGAAATACAAGTTCACATGGTCCGTCAAAGGCGTCTTCAAATCCTACTTCAGGCCAGCGCGCTTCTTGCGTGACGGGAGAGTCATCCGTATCCCGGCGGTGGAGATGTTTTCCCCTCACAACACTCACATGCTTTATCTCGAGGAACTCGGCCATCCTCTTGAGTGTTTCCCGAACGGTAATTCCGCCCGGTACGTCCATGCGCTTGGCATCGAGAAGACCGTCAGAACGATGGGCCGGTACATATGCCGCTGGCCAGGTCATGGCCAATTCTGGGACACTATGGCCAGGTGTGGTTTTCTGGGGGATACACCTTTGAAAGTGGGAGAAAGCGAGGTGTCGCCCGCAGACTTCCTCGCAAGCCTGTTGGGCAGCCAGGAGCAGTTCTGGTATGCGGAACGCGAGCGGGATGTTGCCTTGATCCGCGCAGATGCCCGTGGGGTCAAGAACGGGCAGCGCGTGAGAACCGTATACCAGGTTATCGACAGGAGAGACCTGGCAACAGGGTTTACCGCCATGGCACGCACAACGGCATTCACTGCAAGCATTGGGGTGCAGATGATACTGAGCGGCATGTTTAAACCGGGCATAGTCTCTCACAAAGATGTCCCGTTCAACCTCTTCGAGGAGAGCCTTTCTGCGCGCGGCATCAAACTGACACATACCGGGGGGCACTGGCCCATAACTGGCGACGTGAAAAGATGA